In Methanosarcina barkeri MS, a single window of DNA contains:
- a CDS encoding archaellin/type IV pilin N-terminal domain-containing protein yields the protein MKGIFSIFRKDDKAFTGLESAIVLTAFVVVAAVFSYVVLGAGFTTSDTAKKTIEEGVKQTTSSVELAGDVIAKGTPIVTTDVNGTTTTTGGTVDKILVTLQLTAGQSPVDIGPGMLVVSYADSAIYSPEVTWSQSFVGDDDGDAILEQHEKVQLEITVPNTEPDVALLATSCSAENTEFRLEIKPKVGAIVPITRVIPAQIDQVMVLK from the coding sequence ATGAAAGGAATTTTTAGCATTTTTAGAAAAGACGATAAAGCCTTTACAGGGCTCGAATCAGCAATTGTGCTGACCGCTTTTGTAGTTGTGGCAGCAGTGTTTTCTTATGTAGTGCTTGGGGCAGGGTTTACAACTTCTGATACTGCCAAGAAGACTATCGAGGAGGGTGTGAAACAGACTACTTCTTCAGTTGAACTTGCAGGTGACGTGATAGCAAAAGGTACTCCGATAGTCACAACAGATGTAAACGGAACAACAACGACAACCGGCGGAACAGTAGATAAAATTCTTGTCACCCTTCAGCTTACAGCAGGGCAGTCTCCCGTGGATATAGGACCTGGAATGCTGGTGGTATCTTATGCTGACAGTGCTATCTACAGCCCAGAAGTGACATGGTCTCAGTCATTTGTAGGGGATGACGATGGCGATGCGATTCTAGAACAGCACGAGAAAGTACAACTGGAAATCACTGTACCCAATACTGAGCCAGACGTCGCATTGCTTGCAACTTCTTGTTCAGCGGAGAACACTGAGTTCAGACTTGAGATAAAACCAAAGGTTGGCGCAATTGTCCCAATAACAAGAGTGATTCCGGCACAGATCGATCAAGTTATGGTTCTGAAGTAA
- a CDS encoding ATPase domain-containing protein — protein sequence MGVNSEEALFLENETFCEEVSDNSETERKPLEFISSGNLEIDKKLEGGVPIGSLCLLEGAKDSGKSVFMQQIICGALNQDKKVLALTTEKTSRKLLNNMESLKQDISDYFIIGRLRIFEINASYVEESPELSNNLLGRMLECVNDCEEELILIDSLTILAVSASENTLLNFFRECLKLCDKEKTILISVHGYAFSQEVLYRLRSVCDSCLELRIEQVGDKLIKTMEIQKLRGAKKTTGNMLSFDVNSEYGLKIIPVSKVKA from the coding sequence ATGGGAGTAAATTCGGAAGAGGCTTTATTTCTTGAAAATGAAACATTTTGTGAAGAGGTATCAGATAACTCGGAAACTGAGAGGAAACCCTTAGAATTCATATCCTCAGGAAATCTGGAGATTGATAAAAAACTGGAAGGAGGTGTACCCATAGGTTCCCTTTGCCTTCTCGAAGGGGCAAAAGACAGTGGAAAATCAGTTTTCATGCAGCAGATTATATGTGGAGCTCTCAACCAGGATAAAAAAGTTTTAGCTTTAACGACGGAAAAAACCTCTCGTAAATTGTTGAATAATATGGAAAGCCTGAAGCAGGACATCTCAGATTATTTTATAATAGGCAGATTAAGGATCTTTGAAATAAATGCAAGTTATGTCGAAGAAAGTCCCGAGCTAAGTAATAATCTGCTAGGGAGGATGCTCGAATGTGTAAATGACTGTGAAGAAGAACTTATCCTGATCGATTCTTTAACGATTTTAGCGGTTAGCGCCTCTGAAAATACCTTATTGAACTTTTTTAGAGAATGTTTAAAACTTTGTGATAAAGAAAAGACTATTTTAATAAGTGTTCATGGGTATGCTTTTTCCCAGGAAGTGCTTTACAGGCTAAGATCCGTTTGCGATTCATGCCTGGAACTGAGAATTGAACAGGTCGGAGATAAGCTGATAAAGACTATGGAAATTCAGAAGTTGAGAGGTGCCAAAAAAACTACTGGAAATATGTTAAGTTTTGATGTGAACAGTGAGTATGGACTTAAAATAATTCCAGTTTCGAAAGTCAAAGCCTGA
- a CDS encoding type II/IV secretion system ATPase subunit, protein MDALPFNPLPAPVNGKRSREDVRSRLPSELQEFVGREENSHILDYICRLPLEQVEIPEFHLKISRAMKSIRHPNLIYPIGKGLAVHIYPDKEDIRNYYIPIEPCLFQDIDSTLEAVEKLLIDVIHDGDVDTKDLEEKKRLLERALEKVCIIEEHVNESVEQKSKDLERNKTVKRKKNGRLRLGLIGNLKEAGKVFKMNKWENIRVTPEEFQAIKYLMIRDKIGMGMLEPLLLDSNIEDISCSGLGRVFVEHKVFSSLKTAIEFQETEELNSFIIQMSEKVGKPITYRDPIVDTALPDGSRINIVFGEDVSRRGSNFTIRKFMGTPISILELIDFGTIDYIIAAYMWMMLRAGMNCFISGETASGKTTMMNAITTFLPPESKIVSIEDTPELQVPHKNWTREVTRTTREDSGSDVSMFDLLKAALRQRPNEIIIGEIRGVEGSIAFQAMQTGHPVMSTFHAASVEKLIQRLTGDPINVPKNYVDNLNVVIIQSAVNIPGKGMGRRVLSINEIVGYDSFNQAFNFMDIFKWDPATDTFKFTGRNNSYLLEQKIAPRLGIPENQVRKIYSELERKAKILQKIHQAKITNFYDLFNTLIQIEEAGLIS, encoded by the coding sequence ATGGACGCTCTACCTTTTAACCCGCTGCCTGCACCGGTAAATGGAAAGCGCTCCAGAGAAGATGTACGTTCAAGACTTCCTTCTGAATTGCAGGAATTTGTTGGCAGGGAAGAGAATAGTCACATCCTTGATTATATATGCAGGCTTCCTCTGGAGCAAGTCGAAATCCCGGAGTTCCATTTAAAGATCTCAAGAGCTATGAAAAGTATCAGACATCCAAACCTCATTTACCCTATTGGAAAAGGACTTGCTGTTCACATTTATCCCGATAAAGAAGACATAAGAAATTACTATATCCCGATAGAACCCTGCCTTTTTCAGGATATAGACAGCACACTTGAGGCTGTAGAAAAGCTGCTTATCGACGTTATACATGATGGGGATGTCGATACTAAGGACCTGGAAGAAAAGAAAAGACTTCTGGAAAGGGCCCTTGAAAAGGTTTGTATTATAGAAGAACACGTAAATGAAAGTGTAGAACAAAAAAGTAAAGATCTTGAGAGGAATAAAACAGTCAAGAGAAAGAAAAATGGTAGATTGAGGCTTGGATTGATTGGAAATTTAAAAGAAGCCGGTAAAGTCTTCAAAATGAATAAATGGGAAAATATCCGGGTAACTCCTGAAGAATTTCAAGCTATCAAATATCTTATGATAAGGGACAAGATCGGAATGGGAATGCTCGAACCTCTGTTGCTGGACTCAAATATAGAAGATATAAGTTGCAGTGGGCTTGGGAGGGTTTTCGTCGAGCATAAGGTATTTTCGTCCCTTAAAACAGCAATTGAGTTTCAGGAGACTGAGGAACTTAACTCTTTTATTATACAGATGTCCGAGAAGGTCGGAAAGCCAATCACATATCGAGATCCGATAGTCGATACAGCTCTTCCGGATGGGTCAAGGATTAACATTGTGTTCGGAGAAGATGTATCCAGAAGGGGGAGCAATTTTACAATAAGGAAATTTATGGGAACTCCGATTTCTATTCTTGAGCTTATTGATTTTGGGACAATTGACTACATAATAGCTGCATATATGTGGATGATGCTGAGGGCAGGGATGAACTGCTTTATTTCGGGGGAAACGGCTTCCGGAAAGACTACTATGATGAATGCAATAACTACTTTTCTTCCCCCGGAGTCAAAAATAGTTTCTATTGAAGATACTCCGGAACTGCAGGTTCCACATAAAAACTGGACCAGAGAGGTTACAAGGACTACAAGAGAGGATAGTGGGTCTGACGTCTCAATGTTTGACCTGTTAAAGGCTGCTCTTCGCCAGCGTCCTAATGAGATTATAATCGGAGAAATCCGTGGAGTAGAGGGCAGCATTGCTTTTCAGGCTATGCAGACCGGGCATCCTGTTATGTCTACTTTCCATGCCGCATCCGTCGAAAAACTTATTCAGAGGCTGACAGGAGACCCGATTAATGTTCCTAAAAACTATGTGGATAACCTGAATGTGGTTATCATCCAGAGCGCGGTAAATATCCCTGGAAAAGGTATGGGAAGAAGAGTCCTGAGCATAAACGAAATCGTAGGCTATGATTCCTTTAATCAGGCTTTCAATTTTATGGATATATTTAAGTGGGACCCAGCAACAGATACTTTCAAATTCACGGGAAGAAATAATTCATATCTGTTAGAGCAAAAGATTGCTCCACGTCTGGGAATTCCGGAAAACCAGGTCCGAAAAATATATTCCGAACTTGAAAGGAAAGCAAAAATTCTCCAAAAGATCCATCAGGCGAAAATTACCAACTTTTACGATCTGTTCAATACGCTGATCCAGATTGAGGAGGCCGGGTTAATATCATGA
- the flaJ gene encoding archaellar assembly protein FlaJ: MINVMKPEEKLAYLKAEAEMHGFEGYFNLARQLKGTKVVERVNDDMLFLLTYMAAISTADIERDRIFDYAGSQKEYEASKYFRQIHTLASKWGYAYAKACKYISQRLQDEYISKLFGRMSNILSSGEPEKNFLKQEKITREEIFSNEYERSIESLKKWTDGYTALMVSVTLVVTIILVSVMIYNITNIGTIAFLVVLLTVFICGIALFIIYKAAPAEKKLHTLSRRSKEQEIIRFLSRILLPLGAISVAALILIGTKLQYTLLAITFFTLPIGFFAMIDDRNINERDSSFPAFVKTLGTLAGTTGITIRSAMEDLDKETIGGLRPEVEELHAGLSLGLKSKLCWEKFIGETGSELINRCSRIFTDAVELGGDPAEIGEIVSSSSLAIVLLRMKRQLVSSGFRGLAITLHAVMIGLLIFIIEIISKFSGLVSGMNESYSSIQGGASGMGMSMFNATESIPLLYTFTLSVVLILTISNTLVVKIVEGGGNCKLFFYGGLMSGISGLCMILVPPVVSGVFTFQM, translated from the coding sequence ATGATAAATGTCATGAAACCTGAGGAGAAGCTTGCTTACCTGAAAGCGGAAGCTGAAATGCATGGGTTTGAGGGCTACTTTAATCTTGCGCGGCAACTGAAGGGCACGAAGGTTGTTGAAAGAGTCAATGATGATATGCTCTTTCTTCTCACTTATATGGCAGCAATTTCAACTGCGGATATTGAAAGAGATAGAATCTTTGATTATGCGGGCTCTCAGAAAGAGTATGAAGCTTCAAAATATTTCAGGCAGATCCATACCCTTGCCTCAAAGTGGGGCTATGCATATGCAAAAGCCTGCAAATATATCTCCCAGCGATTGCAGGATGAGTATATTTCTAAGCTTTTTGGACGAATGTCAAATATTCTTTCTTCTGGAGAACCGGAAAAAAACTTTCTGAAGCAAGAAAAAATAACAAGGGAAGAAATATTTTCTAATGAATATGAAAGAAGTATCGAATCCCTGAAAAAATGGACCGATGGATATACTGCTCTGATGGTGTCCGTAACTCTTGTTGTTACTATAATTCTTGTTTCAGTTATGATCTATAATATAACAAATATAGGAACGATCGCTTTTCTTGTTGTATTACTAACTGTTTTTATCTGTGGGATTGCGCTTTTTATCATATATAAGGCCGCTCCTGCTGAAAAGAAACTTCATACCCTGAGCAGGCGATCAAAGGAACAGGAAATTATCAGGTTTTTGAGCCGGATTTTGCTTCCACTGGGAGCAATTTCGGTTGCTGCTCTCATTTTAATTGGTACGAAGCTCCAGTATACTTTGCTTGCAATAACTTTCTTTACGCTTCCAATAGGCTTCTTTGCAATGATAGATGACCGAAATATCAATGAAAGGGACAGTAGTTTTCCTGCATTTGTCAAGACTCTGGGCACGCTTGCCGGAACGACAGGAATTACTATTCGAAGTGCAATGGAGGACCTTGATAAAGAAACTATAGGTGGTCTCAGGCCTGAGGTTGAGGAATTACATGCAGGACTTTCCTTGGGACTCAAGTCGAAGCTTTGCTGGGAGAAATTCATAGGAGAAACAGGTTCCGAACTGATCAACCGGTGCTCAAGGATCTTTACGGATGCAGTTGAGCTTGGAGGAGATCCTGCCGAAATAGGAGAGATAGTCTCATCCTCAAGTCTTGCTATCGTACTTCTCAGGATGAAAAGGCAGCTTGTCAGTTCAGGTTTTCGCGGCCTTGCCATAACTCTCCATGCTGTTATGATCGGGCTTCTAATCTTTATAATAGAAATAATTTCCAAATTTAGCGGGCTCGTTTCTGGAATGAATGAGTCATATTCTTCGATTCAGGGAGGTGCTTCCGGAATGGGGATGAGCATGTTTAATGCTACTGAAAGTATACCTTTGCTTTACACATTTACTCTTTCCGTGGTGCTTATTCTAACAATTTCAAATACTCTTGTAGTAAAAATTGTCGAGGGTGGAGGAAACTGTAAGCTCTTTTTTTACGGAGGTTTGATGTCAGGAATTTCCGGGCTCTGCATGATTCTTGTACCGCCGGTTGTATCAGGGGTATTTACGTTTCAGATGTGA
- a CDS encoding S1 family peptidase, protein MCQLLSAQENAPNELNATTELTFGPWTLDELKSNPDFISAYGSIPNFTTSDEKRQWLSNLDTIYTKADKNYDKEISKYFYPNGSVIAYGYNIDGVLKVTIKKGQKLDKAKENEINNLFSSYGQEIGIKDTPVVFVYGDLIVPTSRSSSWRPLIGGIKIVTDYGTSTLGFAAKTSSGTKGFVVAEHAAPSIGSSIYQPTASSANLVGSVTTYSNYAADASWVTYSNVNAKIYDHDTDVTKTVKSYGDPSVGQYVYKSGIATGRTAGTITDKTSVYNNGLGKTLSNQYLVGYRCDYGDSGAPVYVYVTNGVKIVGIHWGGIGTHTSTGFSSSVFSPVSGVHNDLHVYPLTA, encoded by the coding sequence TTGTGTCAGCTGTTAAGTGCACAGGAGAATGCACCTAATGAGCTAAACGCGACTACGGAATTAACTTTTGGGCCGTGGACTCTTGATGAACTGAAAAGTAATCCAGATTTTATTTCTGCTTATGGAAGTATACCCAATTTTACAACTTCTGATGAGAAAAGACAGTGGCTTTCTAATCTAGATACAATATATACTAAAGCTGATAAAAATTATGACAAGGAAATATCAAAGTATTTCTATCCAAATGGCTCTGTTATTGCTTATGGTTATAACATTGACGGTGTTCTAAAAGTGACAATCAAAAAAGGACAAAAATTAGATAAAGCTAAAGAAAATGAAATTAATAATCTATTTTCTAGTTACGGACAAGAAATTGGAATAAAGGATACTCCAGTAGTATTTGTATATGGAGACCTTATAGTACCAACTAGTCGTTCTAGCTCATGGAGACCCTTAATTGGAGGCATAAAAATAGTTACAGATTATGGAACATCAACCCTTGGTTTCGCTGCAAAGACCAGTAGTGGAACTAAAGGTTTTGTTGTTGCTGAGCATGCTGCACCATCTATTGGAAGTAGTATATATCAACCAACGGCATCAAGTGCAAATTTAGTAGGAAGCGTAACTACGTATAGTAACTATGCAGCCGATGCCTCGTGGGTAACATATTCTAATGTCAATGCAAAAATATATGATCATGATACTGATGTTACAAAAACTGTAAAATCGTATGGGGATCCCAGTGTTGGACAGTATGTTTATAAATCAGGCATAGCAACAGGAAGAACAGCGGGTACTATTACTGACAAAACTAGTGTATATAATAATGGCCTTGGAAAAACTTTATCTAATCAATATCTTGTAGGATACAGATGCGATTATGGGGATAGTGGTGCTCCTGTATATGTTTATGTAACTAATGGTGTTAAGATTGTAGGAATTCACTGGGGAGGTATTGGAACACATACATCAACTGGCTTCTCGTCTTCAGTGTTTTCACCAGTTTCTGGAGTACATAATGATTTACATGTATATCCTCTAACAGCATAA
- the hacA gene encoding homoaconitase large subunit — protein sequence MSEKIFSRAAGAEAKANDFVLADIDYAMAHDGTSVLAVNAFKEMEMKKVWDPSRIVIPFDHIAPANNETSATLQKEIREWVKEQGIPNFYELGEGICHQVLPENGFALPGKLLVGADSHSCTYGAFGAFATGVGATDMAEIFATGKLWFKVPESFRFTVEGRLGKGVYAKDLTLYLIGKTGIDGATYKAAEFYGQAISELSVSGRMTLCNMAIEMGAKTGIVPPDEKTFNFLKNRAAAPYEPVYADQDAVYVKEPVYSAEDIEPQVACPHQVDNVKPVGEVEGTHIDQVFIGTCTNGRLEDLEVAAAILKGKKVAVRTIVIPASRTTLLAAIENGTMETLLKAGITLATPGCGPCLGAHQGVLGEGEVCLSTANRNFKGRMGKGGFIYLASPATAAASALAGEITDPRTVQI from the coding sequence ATTAGTGAAAAAATTTTTTCCCGGGCAGCGGGAGCAGAGGCAAAAGCAAACGATTTTGTCCTTGCAGATATTGATTATGCAATGGCGCATGACGGCACCTCCGTACTTGCAGTTAATGCTTTTAAAGAAATGGAAATGAAGAAGGTCTGGGACCCCTCAAGGATTGTAATCCCTTTCGACCACATCGCGCCTGCAAATAATGAGACATCAGCTACTTTGCAAAAAGAAATAAGGGAATGGGTAAAAGAGCAAGGAATTCCGAATTTTTATGAGCTTGGAGAAGGAATCTGTCATCAGGTACTTCCCGAAAATGGATTTGCACTGCCTGGAAAACTGCTTGTGGGTGCTGATTCGCATTCCTGCACCTATGGGGCTTTCGGAGCTTTTGCCACAGGCGTGGGAGCTACCGATATGGCTGAAATTTTTGCCACAGGTAAGCTCTGGTTTAAGGTGCCTGAGAGTTTCAGGTTCACGGTTGAAGGAAGGCTTGGAAAAGGGGTTTATGCAAAAGACCTGACCCTTTACCTTATCGGAAAGACCGGAATTGACGGTGCCACCTATAAGGCTGCAGAGTTTTACGGACAGGCCATCTCCGAATTATCGGTTTCCGGCAGAATGACACTCTGCAACATGGCAATCGAAATGGGAGCAAAAACCGGAATTGTGCCACCGGATGAGAAAACCTTTAACTTCCTGAAAAATCGGGCAGCTGCTCCTTATGAGCCGGTTTATGCCGATCAGGACGCAGTCTATGTAAAAGAACCCGTTTACTCTGCTGAAGATATCGAGCCTCAGGTAGCCTGCCCGCATCAGGTTGACAACGTGAAACCTGTGGGAGAAGTTGAAGGTACCCACATAGACCAGGTTTTCATAGGGACGTGCACAAATGGCAGACTTGAAGACCTCGAGGTCGCAGCAGCAATCCTTAAAGGAAAAAAGGTTGCAGTCAGAACTATTGTAATTCCTGCATCCCGCACGACCCTACTTGCAGCAATTGAGAACGGAACGATGGAAACTCTACTCAAAGCAGGCATCACGCTTGCAACCCCTGGCTGCGGACCCTGTCTTGGCGCCCATCAGGGAGTGCTCGGGGAAGGAGAAGTCTGCCTTTCAACCGCAAACCGAAACTTTAAGGGCAGGATGGGAAAAGGCGGTTTTATCTACCTGGCATCCCCTGCAACCGCAGCAGCCTCGGCACTGGCAGGAGAAATTACTGATCCAAGGACAGTTCAAATCTGA